One Chroicocephalus ridibundus chromosome 10, bChrRid1.1, whole genome shotgun sequence DNA window includes the following coding sequences:
- the TXNRD3 gene encoding thioredoxin reductase 3 has protein sequence MPPPGQTQLPDWDGLKLRVRTLIASHRVMIFSKSYCPYCNKVKELFRSMHVEYYALELDVTPDGPSIQQVLAELTNQRTVPNVFVNGTHIGGCDSTYQAYQDGSLQKLLGDNKDAEPYDYDLIIIGGGSGGLACSKEAAALGKKVMVLDYVVPTPLGTSWGLGGTCVNVGCIPKKLMHQAALLGQALQDSRKYGWQYEEQVKHNWGVMVEAIQNYIGSLNWGYRVSLREKSVTYLNSYGEFIEPHKIKATNRKGQVTYHTAETFVLATGERPRYLGIPGDKEYCITSDDLFSLPYCPGKTLVVGASYVALECAGFLAGLGLDVTVMVRSILLRGFDQEMAERVGAHMETHGVKFIRKFVPVQVEQLEEGMPGRLKVIAKSTEGEEMFEEEYNTVLIAVGRDACTRNIGLETIGVKINEKNGKVPVNDEEQTNVPYVYAIGDILDGKLELTPVAIQAGKLLARRLYGGSTTKCDYINVPTTVFTPLEYGSCGLAEERAIEEYGKQNLEVYHSLFWPLEWTVPGRDNNTCYAKIICSKHDNNRVVGFHVLGPNAGEITQGFAAAIKCGLTKELLDETIGIHPTCGEVFTTMDITKSSGQDISQRGC, from the exons GTGAAAGAACTCTTCCGCTCTATGCATGTGGAGTACTATGCTTTGGAACTTGATGTAACTC CTGATGGCCCCAGTATTCAGCAAGTGTTAGCAGAGCTAACTAATCAGAGGACAGTGCCTAATGTATTTGTGAATGGAACTCACATAGGCGGCTGTGATTCAACTTACCAg gCTTATCAAGATGGATCACTACAGAAACTTCTTGGGGATAACAAAGATGCAGAACCCTATGATTATGACCTCATTATTATTGGTGGTGGCTCAGGTGGACTTGCATGTTCCAAG GAAGCTGCTGCCTTGGGAAAGAAAGTAATGGTATTAGATTATGTTGTTCCAACACCTCTTGGAACCTCATGGG GACTTGGTGGCACGTGTGTAAATGTAGGTTGCATTCCTAAGAAGCTAATGCATCAAGCAGCACTTCTGGGTCAGGCACTCCAAGACTCAAGGAAATATGGGTGGCAGTATGAAGAACAAG TTAAACACAACTGGGGGGTCATGGTAGAAGCAATTCAAAACTACATTGGTTCTTTAAATTGGGGCTATCGAGTGTCCTTAAGAGAGAAGTCTGTGACATACCTCAATTCTTACGGAGAATTCATTGAACCACACAAAATTAAG GCAACTAATAGGAAAGGACAAGTAACCTATCACACGGCGGAGACTTTTGTCCTGGCAACAGGAGAAAGGCCTAGATATCTGGGTATCCCTGGAGATAAAGAATACTGCATTACAAG tgatgacctcttctccctgccttacTGCCCTGGCAAAACTCTAGTTGTGGGTGCTTCCTATGTGGCTCTAGAATGTGCAGGATTTCTTGCTGGTCTAGGTCTGGATGTCACAGTGATGGTGCGTTCCATACTTCTTCGGGGCTTTGACcaagaaatggcagaaagagTAGGTGCACATATGGAAACACACGGCGTAAAGTTCATCAGGAAGTTTGTACCTGTTCAG GTTGAACAGCTGGAAGAAGGCATGCCTGGAAGACTGAAAGTGATAGCAAAGTCTACTGAGGGAGAAGAAATGTTTGAAGAAGAATATAACACT GTTTTGATAGCCGTTGGTCGTGATGCATGTACCAGAAATATTGGTTTAGAGACAATTGGTGTCAAAATCAATGAGAA gaatggGAAAGTACCTGTAAATGATGAAGAACAAACCAATGTGCCTTATGTTTATGCTATTGGAGATATATTGGATGGAAAGCTTGAACTTACTCCAGTTGCTATTCAAGCAGGGAAACTGCTAGCCCGCAGGCTTTATGGTGGTAGTACCACAAAG tgtgaCTATATCAATGTACCGACAACAGTGTTTACTCCTTTAGAGTATGGCAGCTGTGGGTTAGCTGAAGAAAGAGCCATAGAAGAATATGGAAAGCAAAACTTGGAG GTTTATCACAGTTTGTTCTGGCCACTTGAATGGACAGTACCGGGCAGAGATAACAATACTTGTTATGCGAAGATTATCTGCAGTAAACATGACAAT AATCGTGTGGTAGGATTCCATGTTCTTGGGCCTAATGCTGGTGAAATTACCCAAGGTTTTGCTGCTGCAATAAAATGTGGTCTCACCAAAGAATTACTTGATGAAACAATTGGAATCCATCCAACTTGTGGAGAG GTGTTCACTACAATGGATATTACAAAATCTTCAGGACAAGACATCAGTCAAAGGGGCTGCTGA